In Yersinia enterocolitica subsp. enterocolitica, one DNA window encodes the following:
- the speFL gene encoding leader peptide SpeFL: protein MENNNKKMAHIRRTTHLMMPAHRSYFNFSYYHYR from the coding sequence ATGGAAAATAACAACAAGAAAATGGCGCATATAAGGCGGACAACGCATTTGATGATGCCGGCGCACCGTAGTTATTTTAATTTTTCTTATTACCATTATAGATAA
- a CDS encoding heparinase II/III domain-containing protein gives MKQFTDRQMAKIRQRVMQQQGNSVQQSEIIATLIEDNQVVLGSDTLVPATGIATWNHYYYCPDHGVKLVWDRYSPTQHRCPIDSHLFNGEPYDGAWWRALNGLNAKACNQLGLLWQLTGEIRYFEKVRDILIDYARYYPDYEVHGGIPYNGPGKANAQTLCEANCLLDFALGYDFIAEALSQEQRDCIAGRLLREGAEFLMQHRTRQLHNHEVKISSAIAVIGLILAEELYVEFAVNAEYGLRYQLEHGLFNEGFWFEGSVHYHFYALQGFWSFEKLAAGSRYSLLALPYYRDMLSFPLKLLMPDGTFPRINDCTAGQEQLNHAHLYEFAFKTYGNDEYAAALHHIYRQEPRLNLDALLYGVEELPPPMIDVIPTDTLHAPDCGLTILRQPQSGRALLVKHSPYGGEHDHYDRLNLILFEQGQEVLPDLGTTGYGAQLHYGYYKNSATHNTLSINQKNQPPAVPVIHHWYQSANFSWLDTEVDWSQKAPMLDSHTRVQWDSEAYRDVKFRRRILWLEDAIIDISSIVNPHQQQWDWTLHIDGSVIESVGESTTFCASGPMQYLHQVTAQPLNGVIQCRYQTAAGPLTLWLAADATLFQGLAPANPSVRDISYLILRAHQPESLVTCVFDMNNQDPLLDVQVDNDGKTLFIKLTRQQQVIQVKIPFTASDLPLFS, from the coding sequence ATGAAGCAGTTTACGGACAGGCAGATGGCTAAAATCCGCCAGCGCGTTATGCAACAACAGGGAAATAGCGTGCAGCAGTCCGAGATTATTGCCACGCTGATTGAAGATAATCAGGTGGTTTTGGGCTCAGACACACTAGTCCCTGCCACCGGTATCGCCACCTGGAATCATTACTATTATTGCCCCGATCACGGTGTGAAGTTAGTGTGGGATCGCTATTCACCGACGCAACACCGTTGCCCGATAGACTCTCATTTGTTTAACGGAGAACCCTATGATGGTGCCTGGTGGCGAGCGCTTAACGGCTTAAATGCCAAAGCCTGCAACCAGCTCGGTTTGCTGTGGCAACTCACTGGCGAAATACGCTACTTCGAAAAGGTGCGGGATATTTTGATAGATTATGCCCGCTACTATCCCGACTATGAAGTGCACGGCGGTATCCCTTACAACGGGCCGGGCAAAGCCAATGCACAAACCTTGTGTGAGGCCAATTGTCTGCTCGATTTTGCATTGGGTTATGATTTTATTGCCGAGGCGCTCAGTCAGGAACAACGCGACTGTATCGCTGGGCGCTTATTGCGCGAGGGCGCTGAGTTCCTGATGCAGCACCGCACCCGTCAGTTGCATAACCATGAAGTGAAAATTAGCAGCGCTATCGCGGTGATCGGCCTGATCCTCGCAGAGGAACTCTATGTTGAGTTTGCCGTCAATGCTGAGTATGGCCTGCGTTATCAGCTAGAGCATGGGTTGTTCAATGAAGGGTTCTGGTTTGAAGGCTCAGTGCATTATCACTTTTATGCATTGCAAGGCTTCTGGTCATTTGAAAAACTGGCCGCCGGGAGCCGTTACAGTCTGCTGGCGTTACCTTATTACCGCGATATGCTCAGTTTCCCTTTAAAATTACTGATGCCCGATGGCACATTCCCTCGCATCAATGATTGCACTGCAGGTCAGGAGCAGCTTAATCATGCCCATTTGTATGAGTTTGCCTTTAAAACCTATGGTAATGATGAATATGCCGCCGCCCTGCACCATATTTATCGCCAGGAACCGCGTTTGAATTTGGATGCGCTGCTGTACGGCGTTGAAGAATTGCCACCACCAATGATTGATGTCATTCCAACAGATACGCTGCATGCACCAGATTGTGGATTGACCATTCTTCGCCAACCGCAATCTGGCCGCGCTTTGCTGGTAAAACACAGTCCATACGGGGGTGAACATGACCATTATGATCGGCTGAATCTCATTCTGTTTGAGCAAGGGCAAGAGGTTCTACCGGATTTAGGCACTACCGGTTATGGCGCGCAACTGCATTATGGTTACTACAAAAATAGTGCCACCCACAATACGCTCAGTATTAATCAGAAAAATCAGCCGCCCGCTGTGCCAGTTATTCATCACTGGTATCAATCCGCAAACTTTAGTTGGTTAGATACCGAGGTCGATTGGAGCCAAAAAGCCCCCATGCTGGACAGTCATACCCGAGTCCAATGGGATAGCGAGGCTTACCGTGATGTCAAATTTCGCCGCCGTATTTTATGGTTAGAAGATGCGATTATCGATATCAGTAGTATCGTCAATCCACATCAACAACAGTGGGACTGGACACTGCATATCGACGGGTCGGTCATTGAATCGGTAGGTGAAAGTACGACCTTCTGCGCTAGTGGGCCAATGCAATATTTACATCAAGTTACGGCCCAACCACTGAATGGCGTGATTCAGTGCCGCTATCAAACAGCCGCTGGCCCGCTAACACTGTGGCTCGCCGCGGATGCCACTCTGTTTCAAGGGTTGGCACCAGCCAATCCGTCAGTGCGTGATATCAGTTATCTGATTTTGCGTGCTCACCAACCCGAATCACTAGTCACCTGCGTGTTTGATATGAATAACCAAGACCCGTTATTGGATGTTCAGGTAGACAATGATGGCAAGACATTATTCATCAAATTGACTCGTCAACAGCAGGTTATACAGGTAAAAATTCCCTTTACCGCCAGTGACCTACCGTTATTCAGTTAA
- a CDS encoding alginate lyase family protein: MKMLAEKNLLMAILLGSSPFIYAAQSQPLLLKMDDINYSIEQIKQNNPLYEKSYKNLITKADKALKKPLYSVMDKSLLAASGDKHDYYSFPPYWWPDPSKKDGMPYLRKDGETNPAANSDATDKKRMNNFSEDVYYLALAYSFTGKPEYADKAREQLVNWFVNPNTRMNPNLQYAQAIPGINEGRGIGLIDSRALVDVIDAVELIRPANVLTEADYQAIKLWYKDFYQWMTTSQNGFEEDNWHNNHGTYFDMQAASFALFSDQKAAAQKRLEITQLRRIPSHFDIQGRQNAELERTRPWHYSNFHLEAYNKLGRLGEVANKDIWNFSLDEHSLKKGYQYVAGFINSDQVWPYKDLDGAQDKKALVNMITAARAYPADPDFQQKAQYLMAKYPDAVEILLYPITQPLIAKK; this comes from the coding sequence ATGAAAATGTTGGCTGAAAAAAATCTATTAATGGCTATTCTTCTGGGATCCTCGCCATTTATTTACGCTGCGCAAAGCCAGCCATTATTATTAAAAATGGATGATATTAACTACAGCATTGAACAAATTAAGCAGAACAACCCACTATATGAAAAATCCTATAAAAATCTGATAACTAAGGCTGATAAGGCGCTAAAAAAACCGCTCTATTCTGTCATGGATAAAAGCCTGCTAGCCGCCAGTGGCGACAAGCACGACTATTACAGCTTCCCACCTTATTGGTGGCCAGACCCAAGCAAGAAAGACGGTATGCCTTATTTGCGCAAAGATGGCGAAACAAATCCTGCTGCCAACAGTGATGCGACAGATAAAAAACGCATGAACAACTTCAGTGAAGATGTCTATTATCTGGCACTGGCTTATAGCTTTACCGGCAAACCGGAGTATGCCGACAAAGCACGCGAACAATTGGTCAACTGGTTCGTCAATCCCAACACCCGAATGAACCCAAATCTCCAATATGCTCAAGCTATTCCAGGAATCAATGAAGGCCGAGGTATTGGTCTGATCGATAGCCGGGCACTGGTAGACGTGATAGATGCGGTTGAATTGATAAGGCCCGCCAATGTGCTCACTGAGGCCGACTATCAAGCCATCAAACTTTGGTACAAAGATTTTTACCAATGGATGACCACCAGCCAGAATGGTTTCGAAGAGGATAATTGGCACAATAACCACGGCACCTATTTTGATATGCAGGCCGCCTCTTTTGCGCTATTCAGTGACCAAAAAGCCGCAGCGCAAAAGCGCCTGGAAATCACTCAACTACGCCGAATTCCATCACATTTTGATATCCAGGGCCGTCAGAATGCTGAACTGGAGCGTACCCGCCCATGGCATTACAGCAATTTCCATCTGGAAGCCTACAACAAGTTGGGTCGACTGGGAGAGGTTGCCAATAAAGATATCTGGAACTTTAGCCTTGATGAACACAGTTTGAAAAAAGGCTATCAATATGTGGCGGGCTTTATCAACAGCGACCAAGTTTGGCCGTACAAAGATTTGGACGGAGCGCAGGATAAAAAAGCACTGGTTAATATGATAACCGCCGCCCGTGCCTACCCAGCTGACCCTGATTTCCAACAAAAAGCACAATACCTAATGGCCAAATACCCGGATGCCGTTGAAATATTGCTCTACCCGATAACACAGCCCCTAATCGCCAAAAAATAA
- a CDS encoding ABC transporter substrate-binding protein, producing the protein MKTKMIMSKVKIKSLLLLTYLAVGIPSLHAAETLQVWIRASNDSKNIYKTEAETFEKKTGIKIEYFNATTDFEQRLARAAAGNALPDLIFNDAAAIGQFVQLGIVEPIEPKNIIGGADIIDTAWESAQYIDGKYYGVPTSAQTFALFIRKDWREKLGLERPKSWEDISTLAKAFTFNDPDGNGKNDTYGFILPASTTRGYASWFISSYLWQAGGDFIRPAGEGKFKGSLEEPAAVETLSFIRGMVCDKTVQPGAINATTADAIPSFRSGQSGMFVTGPYHIALFDKDPGKDTFEVIPPPQGPKGQATLAEGTTVFMMKSSQKKAAAQKFIEFMISPEGQQIGMGMGSNNMPVVRLSINKLVDTKAVYNDPRWAMFADLYAEHGRYIPQVPNWTPIRQVTAEGFNRILANCEGDIPAELKVVNQKVNDELAKQNVLGQ; encoded by the coding sequence ATGAAGACAAAAATGATAATGTCAAAAGTAAAAATAAAATCTTTGCTGTTGTTAACTTATTTAGCCGTAGGGATTCCGTCTCTCCACGCAGCAGAAACATTGCAGGTATGGATACGTGCCAGTAATGATTCCAAAAATATTTATAAGACAGAAGCCGAAACTTTTGAGAAGAAAACCGGCATCAAAATCGAATATTTCAATGCCACTACCGATTTTGAACAGCGCCTGGCACGAGCCGCAGCAGGAAACGCGCTGCCAGACTTGATTTTCAATGATGCGGCGGCTATCGGGCAGTTTGTCCAATTGGGGATTGTTGAGCCAATTGAACCGAAAAATATCATTGGCGGGGCAGATATCATAGATACCGCTTGGGAGAGTGCCCAGTATATTGATGGCAAATATTACGGCGTACCCACCTCAGCACAAACCTTTGCTTTGTTTATCCGTAAAGATTGGCGCGAAAAACTGGGATTAGAGCGACCCAAAAGCTGGGAAGATATCAGTACGCTGGCTAAAGCCTTTACCTTCAATGATCCCGATGGTAATGGTAAAAATGACACTTACGGCTTTATTTTGCCCGCCTCTACCACCCGTGGTTACGCCAGCTGGTTTATCAGTTCCTATCTGTGGCAAGCCGGAGGGGATTTCATTCGCCCAGCCGGTGAGGGCAAATTTAAAGGCTCACTGGAAGAACCCGCAGCGGTTGAAACTCTGAGTTTCATACGCGGCATGGTATGCGACAAAACAGTACAGCCGGGGGCAATTAACGCCACCACCGCAGATGCCATTCCTTCCTTCCGCTCCGGCCAAAGTGGCATGTTCGTCACCGGCCCATACCATATTGCTCTATTTGATAAAGACCCCGGCAAAGATACTTTTGAAGTGATCCCGCCGCCACAAGGGCCCAAAGGGCAGGCAACACTGGCTGAAGGTACCACGGTATTTATGATGAAAAGCAGCCAGAAAAAAGCAGCCGCTCAGAAATTCATAGAATTCATGATTTCACCGGAAGGGCAACAAATCGGTATGGGAATGGGCAGCAATAATATGCCAGTAGTGCGCTTATCCATTAATAAACTGGTTGATACTAAAGCGGTTTATAACGATCCGCGTTGGGCAATGTTTGCTGATTTGTACGCCGAGCATGGCCGCTATATTCCGCAAGTCCCTAACTGGACGCCGATTCGCCAGGTGACTGCTGAAGGTTTCAACCGCATCTTAGCCAACTGTGAAGGTGATATCCCTGCTGAATTAAAAGTAGTGAATCAGAAAGTGAATGATGAGTTGGCTAAACAGAATGTCTTAGGGCAGTGA
- a CDS encoding carbohydrate ABC transporter permease has translation MITLTPRLKRNLVPWLFLAPALVIFTWFKFIPMLQGLVMSFYKVNFNQPNEWVGFDNFSRAMGDEALHSAVFNTLLYVVVTMVVAAFIAFFLAMLLEGPARHLRFIRTAIFLPAVTSAAIVAEMWRILFNPTSNGVVNHILSWFSIEAQGFLADTDQALWTVMLLHIWKAVPYNMVIFIAGLVGISRDLYDASNVDGANWWNRLRYVTLPGMIPALSVVLMLSFIRGFRVFAEVYATTGGGPSNATEMIMTHIYKLGFEQFDYGYASAVSFLLFAFTVVLTICHLTLKKRIARY, from the coding sequence ATGATAACGCTAACCCCCCGACTAAAACGTAATCTGGTTCCGTGGCTGTTCCTGGCCCCGGCACTGGTCATCTTCACCTGGTTTAAATTCATCCCGATGCTGCAAGGGCTGGTGATGAGTTTTTACAAGGTTAACTTTAACCAGCCAAATGAGTGGGTCGGGTTTGACAACTTTTCCCGCGCGATGGGTGATGAAGCACTGCATTCTGCGGTTTTCAACACCCTGTTATATGTGGTGGTCACCATGGTGGTGGCCGCTTTTATCGCCTTCTTTTTAGCCATGCTATTGGAAGGCCCGGCACGGCATTTGCGTTTTATCCGTACCGCTATCTTCTTGCCCGCAGTGACCAGTGCGGCGATCGTCGCCGAAATGTGGCGAATTCTGTTTAACCCGACCAGTAATGGGGTGGTGAACCACATTTTGTCGTGGTTCAGCATTGAAGCGCAGGGTTTTCTGGCAGATACCGACCAGGCGCTGTGGACCGTGATGTTGTTGCATATCTGGAAAGCCGTGCCTTACAACATGGTTATCTTTATTGCCGGTCTGGTGGGGATTAGCCGTGATTTGTATGACGCCTCGAATGTGGACGGCGCTAACTGGTGGAACCGCCTGCGTTACGTCACTTTGCCCGGCATGATCCCCGCACTTTCTGTGGTGCTGATGCTGTCATTCATCCGTGGTTTCCGAGTATTTGCTGAAGTCTATGCCACCACAGGCGGTGGCCCGTCTAACGCGACAGAAATGATCATGACGCATATCTACAAGCTGGGTTTCGAACAGTTTGATTATGGGTATGCATCAGCGGTGTCCTTCCTGTTATTCGCTTTCACTGTGGTGCTGACCATATGTCATCTCACCTTGAAAAAGCGCATCGCCCGTTACTAA
- a CDS encoding carbohydrate ABC transporter permease: MKSKSWNSIGRWIIYGLLLVVFVGPYWGIIATAFSGAPVKPGELLAWPNQFSWDNFIFAWMDIGVWQYLLNSIVVVFFGTVLQVSVSALAAYALARKKFVGVSLTSLVILSTMMLPEEVIAIPLYMIINWRLPLIDASLYNSYLGMILPVVGWAFSIFVLTEFMAAIPKELEEAARIDGASEWQIFFHVILPLVKPALGTVVTFGFIMIWDQYLLPLIVVNQDSLNTIPVILGTLRTDETITPNIFIAITLLAMLPSIIVYLGLQKHFNRGIMSGAVKG; the protein is encoded by the coding sequence ATGAAAAGTAAAAGTTGGAACAGTATCGGCCGCTGGATAATTTATGGCCTGTTGCTGGTGGTATTTGTCGGCCCGTACTGGGGTATTATCGCCACCGCATTCAGCGGCGCGCCGGTCAAACCTGGTGAGTTGTTGGCCTGGCCCAATCAGTTCTCGTGGGATAACTTTATCTTCGCCTGGATGGATATTGGCGTCTGGCAATACCTGTTGAACTCCATCGTCGTGGTGTTCTTCGGCACTGTGTTACAGGTATCGGTCAGTGCGCTAGCTGCCTATGCGCTGGCGCGTAAAAAGTTTGTCGGCGTCTCGCTGACCAGCCTGGTTATTCTGTCGACCATGATGCTGCCGGAAGAAGTGATCGCCATTCCGCTGTATATGATAATCAACTGGCGACTGCCGCTTATCGATGCTTCGCTATACAACAGCTATCTGGGCATGATCTTGCCGGTGGTGGGCTGGGCTTTCTCTATCTTCGTGTTGACCGAGTTTATGGCGGCTATCCCGAAAGAGCTGGAAGAAGCAGCGCGTATTGATGGTGCCAGCGAATGGCAAATCTTCTTCCACGTCATCCTGCCGCTGGTCAAACCGGCATTGGGCACGGTGGTGACCTTCGGCTTTATCATGATTTGGGACCAATACCTGTTGCCACTGATTGTGGTGAATCAGGACAGTTTGAACACTATTCCGGTGATCCTCGGCACATTACGTACTGACGAAACCATCACACCAAACATCTTTATTGCCATCACTCTGTTGGCGATGTTGCCAAGCATCATCGTGTATCTGGGTCTGCAAAAACATTTCAATCGCGGGATCATGTCTGGCGCGGTTAAAGGCTAG
- a CDS encoding ABC transporter ATP-binding protein, whose translation MGSVVLKNVCKSYGDTHVIRDVSLEIPDGEFCVLVGPSGCGKSTLLRMIAGLEEISGGTVGINDRDVTDVEPKMRDIAMVFQSYALYPQMTVRENMGFALKMAKMSKADINQKVESTAELLGLQALLERLPKDLSGGQRQRVAMGRAIVRNPQVFLFDEPLSNLDAKLRTQVRGEIRELHQRLKTTSVYVTHDQIEAMTMGQMIVVLRDGRIEQVGSPLDLYDRPANLFVAGFIGSPEINQLKGTVVLNTGKTTEQGDEFLLRLEDGSLLTLPAGLQVTDGQNVVYAIRPEQVNVVDESHSASALKATITAIENTGSDMQLFCSTGGGRFTSVFKQRLAVNAGETVYLQPKLAGIHIFDAATGVRVTCQAA comes from the coding sequence ATGGGATCGGTTGTACTTAAAAATGTCTGTAAATCTTACGGTGACACCCATGTGATCCGCGATGTATCGCTGGAGATCCCTGATGGTGAGTTTTGTGTGTTGGTTGGCCCAAGTGGCTGCGGAAAGTCTACCTTACTGCGCATGATTGCTGGGTTGGAGGAGATCTCTGGCGGCACGGTGGGCATCAATGATAGAGATGTCACTGATGTTGAACCCAAGATGCGCGACATTGCTATGGTGTTCCAAAGTTATGCTCTTTATCCGCAGATGACGGTGCGCGAGAACATGGGTTTTGCATTGAAAATGGCCAAAATGTCCAAAGCCGATATCAATCAAAAAGTGGAGTCCACCGCCGAGTTACTGGGTTTACAAGCATTGTTGGAGCGGCTACCGAAAGATTTGTCCGGTGGTCAGCGCCAGCGGGTTGCTATGGGGCGCGCCATCGTGCGTAACCCACAAGTGTTCTTGTTCGACGAGCCTTTGTCGAACCTGGATGCCAAATTGCGAACTCAGGTGCGTGGCGAGATCCGTGAATTGCATCAGCGGCTAAAAACCACGTCAGTGTATGTCACTCATGATCAGATTGAAGCTATGACAATGGGGCAGATGATCGTGGTATTGCGCGACGGCCGTATTGAACAAGTGGGTTCACCACTGGATCTTTATGATCGCCCTGCCAATCTGTTTGTGGCCGGTTTTATTGGATCGCCGGAGATCAATCAACTGAAAGGCACTGTAGTACTCAACACTGGAAAGACTACAGAACAAGGCGATGAATTCCTGCTGCGGCTGGAAGATGGCTCTTTGCTGACATTGCCTGCCGGTTTGCAAGTGACGGATGGGCAAAATGTGGTGTATGCCATTCGCCCGGAACAGGTCAATGTGGTGGATGAAAGCCACAGTGCCAGTGCACTGAAAGCGACCATTACCGCGATTGAAAATACCGGCTCGGATATGCAGCTATTTTGTAGCACCGGCGGGGGGCGCTTTACCTCGGTCTTCAAACAGCGTCTGGCAGTGAATGCAGGGGAGACGGTGTATTTACAACCCAAGCTCGCCGGTATCCACATTTTTGATGCCGCCACTGGTGTGCGGGTTACCTGTCAGGCCGCATAA
- a CDS encoding alginate lyase family protein — translation MTPIKTSATPMKLYTLDVDCLIKAKAVLQQPFSPLQPALRRLLSEADALRDQPPESVTHKTLLPVSGDIHDYYSFGTYWWPNPRKPNGLPYVRRDGHTNPQSQNDDTDTQRIERMCDRCLTLGLAYYFTGNSRYAQVAAEQIRCWFLDAKTRMNPHLNYGQAIPGIVSGRGTGLIDTRLMWMVIDTIGLILPAKLLDTEDTAVLQQWFRDFNHWMFHSEVGHSEYVWHNNHGTWYDVQRAANAMFYGDRGLVSTIIRQGITQRLAAQIAQDGKQWMELERTVPFHYSLFNMEAHLLLCRYGEHVEIDRWEWVQDGRNVQQGIDYLLPFIAEPELWPYRDLRGIDYDSALRLLLQAARGYPKEAQRYQAVLATLPADTLTSRDRLMWQS, via the coding sequence ATGACGCCAATAAAAACGTCTGCGACACCGATGAAACTGTACACGTTAGATGTGGATTGCCTGATCAAGGCGAAAGCGGTATTGCAGCAGCCATTTTCACCATTACAACCGGCCTTGCGCCGGTTATTAAGTGAAGCAGATGCATTGCGCGATCAACCGCCGGAAAGTGTGACACACAAAACGCTACTTCCCGTCAGTGGTGACATTCACGATTATTACAGTTTTGGCACTTACTGGTGGCCGAATCCGCGTAAGCCCAATGGATTGCCCTATGTGCGCCGCGATGGGCATACCAATCCACAGAGCCAGAATGACGATACCGATACTCAGCGCATTGAGCGGATGTGTGACCGCTGCCTAACTCTCGGGCTGGCATACTATTTTACCGGTAATAGCCGCTATGCTCAGGTGGCGGCAGAACAGATCCGTTGCTGGTTTTTGGATGCCAAAACCCGCATGAACCCGCACCTGAATTATGGCCAAGCTATCCCCGGCATTGTCTCTGGCCGTGGCACGGGGTTAATTGATACCCGATTGATGTGGATGGTGATTGATACCATCGGGTTGATATTACCCGCCAAGTTGCTGGATACCGAGGACACTGCGGTGTTGCAGCAGTGGTTCCGCGATTTTAATCACTGGATGTTCCACAGCGAAGTGGGTCATTCAGAGTATGTCTGGCACAACAACCACGGCACTTGGTATGACGTCCAGCGCGCAGCCAATGCGATGTTCTATGGTGATCGCGGATTGGTTTCCACCATTATCCGCCAGGGAATTACCCAGCGACTGGCGGCACAAATAGCGCAAGACGGTAAGCAGTGGATGGAACTGGAGCGCACCGTGCCTTTCCATTACTCCCTATTCAATATGGAGGCGCATTTGCTGCTGTGCCGTTATGGCGAACATGTTGAAATTGACCGCTGGGAGTGGGTACAGGATGGGCGCAATGTGCAGCAAGGGATTGATTATTTGCTGCCATTTATTGCTGAACCTGAATTATGGCCTTACCGCGATTTGCGAGGAATCGACTATGACAGTGCATTGCGGCTGTTATTACAGGCGGCGCGCGGTTATCCAAAAGAGGCGCAACGCTATCAGGCGGTACTCGCGACTCTTCCGGCTGACACCCTGACATCACGCGACCGTCTGATGTGGCAAAGTTAG
- a CDS encoding YhbP family protein, translated as MSDVNNPDDLIAITRFLRQQHVLTLCAGSGMDMWCANCFYVFDEAKMALYLMTEKHTRHGELMQINPQVVGTIATQPRTVALIKGIQYRGEITELKDDAEHIARQHYCRRFPVAKVVSAPLWQLNLLEIKMTNNTLGFGKKLYWSRLESQ; from the coding sequence ATGAGTGATGTGAATAACCCTGATGACCTGATCGCCATTACCCGCTTCCTGCGCCAGCAACATGTCCTGACGCTGTGTGCTGGCAGCGGTATGGATATGTGGTGTGCCAACTGTTTTTATGTTTTTGATGAAGCGAAAATGGCGCTTTATCTGATGACAGAAAAGCACACCCGTCACGGCGAGCTGATGCAGATAAACCCGCAGGTGGTCGGCACAATTGCTACCCAGCCACGCACGGTAGCATTGATAAAAGGCATTCAATATCGCGGTGAAATAACCGAATTAAAGGATGACGCAGAACACATCGCCCGTCAGCACTATTGCCGCCGTTTCCCGGTAGCTAAAGTCGTATCCGCCCCCCTCTGGCAGCTCAATTTGCTGGAAATCAAGATGACCAATAATACCCTTGGTTTTGGCAAGAAATTGTACTGGTCTCGTCTTGAGTCTCAGTGA
- a CDS encoding NAD(P)H-binding protein, with translation MAKVLLLGASGLVGGELLRLLRLDARVTSIIAPTRKPLPAMNKLINPQGENIGELLKTLDEPVDLVFCCLGTTRQQAGSQAAFRQVDYRLVLAAGETGLRLGARHFLLVSAMGANPNSWLFYNRTKGEAERDLQTQGWPQLTFARPSMLAGQRTKPRLMESLSAPLFALLPDKWRLIKAKDVAQALLDQAFAPPHAGVTILSSAQMQQH, from the coding sequence ATGGCGAAGGTATTATTACTGGGGGCAAGTGGTCTGGTGGGGGGCGAGTTACTGCGCTTGCTGCGTTTGGATGCCCGCGTAACCTCTATTATTGCGCCAACCCGCAAGCCGTTGCCAGCCATGAATAAACTGATTAATCCGCAAGGCGAGAATATCGGCGAGTTACTAAAAACTCTGGATGAGCCGGTGGATTTGGTGTTTTGCTGCTTGGGTACGACTCGCCAGCAAGCGGGCAGTCAGGCGGCATTTCGTCAGGTGGATTATCGGCTAGTGTTGGCTGCGGGTGAAACCGGTTTGCGGCTTGGCGCGCGGCATTTCCTGCTAGTAAGCGCGATGGGCGCTAACCCGAACTCGTGGCTATTCTATAACCGCACCAAAGGCGAGGCAGAGCGAGATTTACAAACTCAGGGCTGGCCACAACTCACTTTCGCCCGACCTTCCATGCTGGCCGGTCAACGTACTAAACCGCGCTTGATGGAAAGTCTTAGCGCGCCGTTGTTTGCCTTATTACCTGATAAATGGCGCTTAATTAAAGCCAAAGATGTGGCACAAGCGCTGCTTGATCAGGCTTTTGCTCCTCCACATGCAGGTGTGACAATTCTGTCATCCGCACAGATGCAGCAGCATTAA
- the phnP gene encoding phosphonate metabolism protein PhnP, translating into MELTLLGTGCAQQVPVFGCQCVICTKARLQPALRRQSCSAMLRYQGETTLIDAGLPALEQLFAGGQIQRFLLTHYHMDHVQGLFPLRWGCGNAIPVYGPPDPDGCDDLYKHPGILAFQPPLSAFHPIQFGDLRVTPVPLNHSKITFGYLLQSPNRTIAYLTDTIGLPADSALFLASKNIDLLVQDCSHPPHHLSPHRPPPRNHNDVTMALAISELLKPAATLLTHISHQLDSWALDNTLPDGVTIAQDNQIISLL; encoded by the coding sequence ATGGAACTAACATTGTTAGGAACCGGATGCGCCCAACAGGTGCCGGTGTTTGGTTGTCAGTGTGTGATTTGTACCAAAGCCAGATTACAACCCGCGCTGCGCCGTCAATCTTGCAGTGCAATGTTGCGTTATCAGGGGGAAACGACCTTGATTGATGCCGGGTTACCAGCACTGGAGCAACTGTTTGCTGGAGGGCAAATTCAGCGTTTTTTGCTTACACATTACCACATGGATCACGTTCAGGGGTTATTTCCGTTACGTTGGGGGTGTGGAAATGCGATCCCGGTGTACGGGCCGCCAGATCCTGATGGCTGTGACGATCTGTATAAGCATCCGGGAATATTGGCTTTTCAGCCGCCACTCAGCGCATTTCACCCGATTCAATTTGGCGATTTACGGGTTACGCCAGTGCCCCTCAATCACTCAAAAATCACCTTCGGCTACCTGCTGCAAAGCCCTAACCGAACTATCGCCTATCTCACCGACACCATTGGTTTGCCCGCCGATAGCGCGCTATTTTTAGCCAGTAAGAATATTGATTTATTGGTACAAGATTGCAGCCATCCGCCACATCATCTTTCCCCACACCGTCCGCCGCCACGTAATCATAATGATGTGACAATGGCCCTCGCTATCAGTGAGTTACTAAAACCGGCAGCCACATTGCTGACCCACATCAGCCATCAGTTGGATAGCTGGGCGCTCGACAACACACTGCCCGACGGCGTCACCATCGCGCAGGATAATCAGATAATTAGCTTATTATGA